Proteins encoded together in one Tripterygium wilfordii isolate XIE 37 chromosome 14, ASM1340144v1, whole genome shotgun sequence window:
- the LOC120014896 gene encoding splicing factor U2af large subunit B-like isoform X7: MTEYEGRYEGNGGGEEFDNNYPAGFSPQPRASSHGHGGADDHSDSKSQHGSRDYERESSKSREKDRVKREEDRERDGNRERSKDMDREKSRDRERDRDKDRDRHHRDSHRDRSDRRERGRDRDDDRSRDYDRRKDYDREDRHRHRSRSRGRSEHRPKSRSRSRSRSKSKRISGFDMAPPASAMLAGAAAVAAAGQMPGANPAIPGMFPNMFPMATGQFGALPVMPVQAMTQQATRHARRVYVGGLPPTANEQSVATYFSQVMAAIGGNTAGPGDAVVNVYINHEKKFAFVEMRSVEEASNAMALDGIIFEGAPVKVRRPSDYNPSLAATLGPSQPNPNLNLAAVGLSPGSAGGLEGPDRIFVGGLPYYFTEAQIRELLESFGPLRGFDLVKDRETGNSKGYAFCVYQDLSVTDIACAALNGIKMGDKTLTVRRANQGTTQPKPEQENVLLHAQQQIALQRLMLQPTAAIIASKVVCLTQVVSEDELKDDEEYEDILEDMRQEGGKFGTLVNVVIPRPNPNGEPSPGVGKVFLEYADVEGATKARTGMNGRKFGGNIVAAVFFPENKLSQGEYDS; encoded by the exons CATGGGTCTCGTGATTATGAAAGAGAATCTTCCAAAAGTAGGGAGAAGGATAGAGTAAAACGTGAGGAGGACCGGGAGAGGGATGGGAATCGTGAAAGAAGTAAGGATATGGATAGGGAGAAAAGCAGGGACAGGGAGAGGGACCGCGACAAGGATCGTGACCGCCATCATAGGGATAGCCATAGGGATCGTAGTGACAGGAGGGAGCGAGGAAGAGATAGAGATGATGATCGAAGCCGAGATTATGACAG AAGGAAAGATTACGATAGGGAGGATAGGCACAGGCACCGATCTCGTTCGAGGGGTAGATCTGAGCACCGGCCAAAGTCAAGGTCCCGGTCTCGCTCACGCTCAAAAAG CAAAAGGATTAGTGGTTTTGACATGGCACCTCCCGCCTCAGCAATGTTAGCTGGTGCTGCCGCTGTCGCTGCAGCAG GTCAGATGCCTGGTGCTAACCCAGCTATACCTGGGATGTTCCCAAACATGTTTCCTATGGCAACTGGGCAG TTTGGTGCTCTTCCCGTAATGCCAGTACAGGCAATGACTCAGCAG GCTACTAGGCATGCTCGGCGAGTATATGTTGGAGGGCTTCCTCCCACAGCAAATGAACAG TCTGTGGCAACTTACTTTAGTCAGGTTATGGCTGCAATTGGAGGAAACACTGCCGGCCCAG GGGATGCTGTTGTCAATGTATATATAAACCATGAAAAGAAGTTTGCTTTTGTGGAGATGAGATCAGTTGAGGAGGCCAGCAATGCAATGGCTTTAGATGGGATCATATTTGAG GGAGCACCTGTTAAGGTCAGGAGGCCTAGTGACTACAACCCTTCTCTTGCTGCTACCCTTGGTCCTAGCCAGCCCAATCCCAATCTTAACTTGGCTGCTGTTGGTCTCAGTCCGGGTTCAGCTGGTGGACTTGAAGGTCCAGACCGCATATTTGTGGGTGGGCTCCCATATTATTTCACAGAAGCACAGATTAGAGAGttgttggaatcttttggtCCCCTCCGAGGTTTCGATCTAGTAAAAGATAGAGAAACCGGGAATTCTAAAGGCTATGCATTTTGTGTCTATCAAGATCTTTCTGTTACAGATATAGCTTGTGCTGCTCTGAATGGAATTAAAATGGGCGATAAGACACTCACAGTCAGGCGTGCAAACCAGGGAACAACTCAACCTAAACCTGAGCAAGAGAATGTACTATTACATGCACAGCAGCAGATTGCATTGCAG AGGCTTATGTTACAGCCCACTGCCGCCATAATAGCCTCCAAGGTTGTGTGTCTAACCCAAGTAGTTTCCGAGGATGAGCTCAAAGACGATGAGGAGTATGAAGACATTCTGGAGGACATGAGGCAAGAAGGTGGAAAATTTG GTACATTGGTGAATGTTGTCATCCCACGCCCAAACCCCAATGGCGAACCATCACCTGGCGTTGGGAAG GTGTTCTTGGAGTATGCAGATGTTGAAGGTGCTACAAAGGCCAGGACAGGAATGAATGGTAGGAAATTTGGTGGGAATATTGTTGCGGCGGTCTTCTTTCCTGAGAATAAGTTGTCCCAGGGAGAGTATGACAGTTAA